The DNA segment CTGCGGGCGGTGCGCCTGCACCCTGAGCTGGGATGGCCCACCCGGGCATGTGCGTGGTACATGCCAGGAAGAatggctgggggcaggagggagagtgCCTATGAGTCGCaagggagaggaggctgggctgggctagGCCTCGGAGAGCTAACCCGTGTCTACTTCTTCCTGGAAGCGGGTGGTCAGCGCCACACTTGGCCGCATGCTGCAGTCACCTGGGGAGCATGGGAACGCAGTGGGCACCCGGACTGACTCGGGGGTCTGCGGGCCACCTGGGCCCCCAGGGCTGAGAGGTGCTGCTGGGGCGGAGATGGCGGGAAGACCACCCCGCTTCCTCCTCAGGTCTGCTCGGGCTCCTGAGAAAGAGCTCACGAGCCGGCACTGAACGACTGTCTGGCTTCGCGCCGTCACCTGTTTCCTTCTCTGGTCTTTGGTAGGAAGACCAAGATTTCTACTCTTAGTCCCCATGCGCTGTCCTTAACTCAGCATCAACCTAGCGCACCTCCTGATCCAGAGGAAAGCCACCGTGTCTTGGATGGCGGCCGCCTGACCCACCACGCGACTTGCGGTGCTGTGTGGCGGTGCCCGCCTCGTGCGGCCCCTGCACTGCGGCCGCCCCTCGCCGCCCTTCACCTTCACGAGCCCTCACGTCCGCCTCCACGTCACTCCTCACCGCTCAAGCTCAGGGCTGCGGTAGGCCGTTTCCCCCATCTCCCCATGTCATCTCCCCATATGAGGTCAGGATTCTGTTTGTGGTTTTGTCTGTCTCAGAAACAAATTTACCTTCATAATTATCTTTGACTCAGCTTCATATTAAGACAACTTTGTTCCCTAAACGTGAGTGACAACAGAAGGTGTCTCAGAGATACCCTAGATACTCTGGAATTAGAGGGTACAGGTTTTATCCAATACCCGTGATTATAAACAAGCATCGTCCTTTAAAAACGCATCGGTGGCAGGGGTGACGAGCCAGACACCTGGAAGGAAATGAGAATCACAAGCcattgctggtttttttttttttttttttttaattttgccacTGAAACTTATGACCAAAGGGGAAAAACCTGAAACGGTACCGACACAGCATCAGGGCAGCGGGGATGGGGCGGTTGCCATGCGATGGGCATCCTCCTGGAGCACGACTGCGCGTGACACAGGGAGACCGACGCGCGGGAGCCCGCTCAGGACCTCTCGGCGTCTTCTGCGGACTCTGCTGTGGGGAGACTGGGCAGGCGCTCCAGGGCGCCGGCGTCTGCAGGGGAAGGGCCACACTCACAGATCCCCCGCGTCGACCCCGGCATCAGGCATGCGCCACAGTTAACCCCCACACTGGGCATGCATTTAGGTAATAAAAATCAATGTCCCCTAAGGAAAGAAGTTCCGTGCGGCAACATTCCAAACAGAACAAATAAACCACAAGGGTCAGTCTGCCCCTTGCTGGAAGAGTCACCAGTTTTCTCCACAGAGGTCTCCCCAGAGGCTCCACTGGGCTCTTGGTTCTGAGGTTTCTAAGTCCTTCTCCCACAGTCCCACTGCCCATGGATGGTTCTGAGGGAAAGCCGCAAGCTTAATCGCCCCAACTCCTCCCCCGCTAAGCCGCCCCTAAAAGCAGTGGAGCCTGAGAGCAAGTGGATCAAGACAAAACCCAGAAATCATCGTCGCTCTTCCAACTAGACAACAAAACAGTGACAACCCTGGTGTCTCCCTTGGAGCCTCGGAGTGGCCTGCGTCCCGCTGTGTCCCCAGGCCACCTCCCGGCGGTGACCTCTCAGAGCCCCTTCCACAGGGCGGCTTTGATTAAGGCTAGACTCTCACTGGGGCAAGAACGGCAGTCACAAGCACAGAAGTGCTAAGGTGGGATGGGCCATGGGAGGCCCCCTCGTCTGCAGTGTCCATGGAAGAGCCTAGATCCCAGGCTGCAGAGCTGTGGGGGTCAAACGCAGCTGCCCCCCAGGAGACTGCCCCCGGTGAAAGTGCAACCAGGCCCCTGGGCTCCAGGTGGTCTGCGGAGAGCCTGGCTGTGTGTAGTGACTGCGGCCCCACAGGGACAGCCGCCGTCACCACGTCCAGGAGTCTGGGTCGGCAGCACAAGTGAACCCGGCCCCCCTGTGGCTGGTCCCAGCCCCAGCCTTGTCACCCCTCCCACCAGCGGGACTAGGTGTGAGGTGGGCCCGGCTCCTCCCCAggagaagtccatggaattctttccCCACAGGCTTCCAAGAGGTGGGGTTTCCCCTTGGTGTACTTCACGTACCTTTGAGATGCAGGAAAGTCAGAAACTCGATTATCGTGCGCACGACGTTGTTCTCCGCCAGCGGTCTGTCAAAGCTTCCTAGAAACCAGAGGGGGCAGGGGTGACGACCGGGTGCCCGTCCTAGACCTGGGCACCTGGGGGCATCACTGGGacgcccctccctccctcccagagcAGGGCAGGCCCTGAGACCCTGTGGCCGCCCCAGGATCTTACTCTCAGGTTTGGGGTGCCTCGTTCTGGCAGCTGACAGATTTTGTGCGGCCCAGCTCAGGCTCGGTTGTGGATTGGGGGTGGTAGGAGGCCAATACCCCCACTGCCCTGCGCGCCCTGGGATTAAAGTCCTCTCACCTGGCCGGGCTTCGTCTTCAGGCTCGAGTTCCCGCTTGCCGGCGAGGCCATGCTTGTCTTGAAATGACCTGTGGCTGTCGAGTGCATCTGTCGGCAAATCAGGGAGGAATGCACCTGAGTGTTGTCGCCGCGACAGGACACGCGGCTGCTTACCGCCGACAGGCAACACAACCAGAGTGTACAAACCAAGCACGGCAGGGGAGCCGTGGAAGAGGGAGGGCCACTCTCCGTGGAACCAGAGGAGAGAACCTGTGCCAGGGCCAGGGCGCCGCTCCCATCCAGGGGCTGCGGGCCCGCAGAGCCGGAGGGGAGCCGCCGGTCCAGACGGGACCAGCATGCGCCTAGTGGAGGGCACTGGCTCCAGGCCTGGTCAGCGCGGGTGTGCCAACGGCGCCCCAGGGGGGCTGGCATTTGAACTGGGTGCCTCCCAGGCAGAGGACAGGGACTAGGGTCCTATGTCCCTGAAAACAGGGGCAGGCGGAGCCACAGGATTTGCCCTTCTGGTGAAAGCAGACTTTATCTCTCTAAGACCACTGGCTGCTGTGAGGGAGACAGACTGGagccagggagagagagacagagtcagagaggaggaggagaaggagggagggggcgagaaggcaggagggaggtggagtgtgcatgtgtgtgcatgcgcgtatgtgtgtacacgtgtgtgcgtaatgtgtgcatgtgtctacgtgtgtgtgtgtgcacgtgcatgcatgTTGGCTGGAGTGAAAAGCAGGAATGGAGGTTGCAAGCAGAGAGATCCCCTAAGAAAGTATTGGACGGAGTTCCCTGGTAggccagcggttaggactctgcggTTTCACTGCTGAaagcctggattcaatccctggtcggggaactcagATCTCATAAACTGCAGAGCGTGGccaaaaagataaaggaaaagaatgcgGACTCTGCACCAAGCAGCCTGCAGTGAACGGAAGGGCCTGACCTGGGGCCCTTCGGGGTGAAGGAGAAGACCTGTGCCATGGTCTCCGGCTGCCTGGCCTGATGCACCAGGTCGCCTCCAAGCCTGGGCAAGCGCAAACTGATGCAGCTTCCCACGGAGTCCTCGGCCCGCAGTGCAGAGGGATGACAAGCGCCCGGCGCGTCAGGAGGCCGCCGGGCGCCTCCAGGCTCAGACCGGCCTCGGCCGCACACACATTCTCATGCTGCTGTTTTCTATGCTGACGACAGAAGCCGGGAGCACGCTGCAAAGTCGTAAGGGATTCTGACAAAGAGCTGGCGTAGATGGACAGCTTCTGCTGATCCAACTTGATGGCGAAAAACAGCTTGTTTTCTGACTCAggattttttggctgtgctgcttggcttgtgggacgTTAGCTCCTcagccagggaccaaacccggggAACCGACAGTGaaggcatggagtcctaaccaccagacaaCCAGGGCAGTCCCAGATGCCCttgataaatacattttcaacaCGGGCTCCTCCTTTCTTTGGGGCCAGAAGCACCAGAGATGAGGTGCTTTCTTGGGAGGAAGGGACTCCGGGCTGCAGAGGGCTCAGCAGGCAAGGCCACTCCACCCACAGTGCCCAGACCCCTGGGGACTGGCCACTGCTTTTGTTCCGAGACCAGAGATGCCCAGGGGACCCTGCCTGTGGCCTgccttgttttcatttcatttctcaaaGCCCGGTTCTCAGAGACCCTGCAGATGATCAGATAAACAACCATGTGAAGTGGCAGAAGAGTCTGTACTTTAACTCGGGGGTTAAAAACTACAAACAGCTTTCCAGGATCGTTTGAATGGGGATGGCTCTTCCCAGTGACTCTGGAGGGATTGGGACAAGAGCTCTCTGCTGTTCGCCTCCTTTCCTGTGGGAAAACAGGAAATAAACAGAGGAGGAGTTTCTTCAAGGCTGATGGCTATCCTCAACGAAACCATGCCTGCAAGTCTGAAAGTAGGGGCAGGGTGAGATGGGAAGTGAAAggcctcccctcacccctccttGAGGACAAAACCTGAAGGGGTCACCTCGGACAGAGGACGTGCAGGAAGCGGAGTGGGGGCGGGCGGCATGCAGCCTGGGGGCCGGAGCGTCCCCTTTAGTGCCTGGAGGCGAGCCACTTCCCACCTCTGCCGCTTCCTGCGCCCACTGAGGAATTCCACGGCAGTGAGCCGGTCACTGAGCCCTGGGGTCCGTGTGCTTGCCCGTAAACGCAGCGGTCGAAATGGGACTCTCTGAAGGCCCCCACTAGTCTACACTCACTGAAGTCTGCATCCTGAACGGAGTCAAATTACTCACACCAAGTGCAGACGATGTCACATCAAAGATAAGACCCCGAGGGTCAGTCACCCTGCAGGACGGCTCCAGGAGCAGATTCGGAGCGCAAAGAGAACCATCAACATTCAGTCTTGGCGTGAGCATGTTTTGGCCTCTTCAGGTCAAGGAATGGACGGGAGCATTCAGGGAGACACGGAGGGATCCGAGACAGAGCCCAGAACAGAGCCCCAAGGAGTGTCTGCCTTCTGAGACGTTCACCCAGGGAGGCCTGAACAGGCTCTGAGGCTGGGAATCCCAGAGGAAGGCGAGGCCTCAGAAGGGCCTGGGTCAGTCCCTTCAGTTAAACCTACAGAGAAACCCACCCTGCCTCAAAGTCTCAGGGAAAACTCCCCTGTGTCCCTTTATCTAACTTGCAGTGGAAAATCAAGGGCTTGGAGCAATGACCGGGGACCCCCACATTTCAGGAAGAGCAGGGTCAGCACCAGGGCCGCAGCCAGCTAGACCAGAGCAGGTTTGCCGGAGATGCCAGCCCGGCCTCACTCACGTGGTCCGAGAAGGTACCCAGCGCTGTTCAGGGTCCAgcctctcttctccttcacctTAAACAGGAGGGCAGGGGTCAGCGGGCAAGCATCCTACCTGGTACAGGCCACGATGGCTCAAAGAAGCCCCCAGCAGCAGCTTCTGCTCATATAACCCACCATGGCAGCCTGTGAAGTCAGCATCTACTTCAATTAGCCATACGGCTTCAATGACAAAGACTCTTGACTCATAGAATAAGCTAAGAGAGGCAAACTGTTAAAGCAAGAGCTTTAAATGAAATTAGAAGGACATTAAGTGAAATTCACCCAGACTTTTCAGGCAGGATACAGGAATTAGAATAATGCATGTACTTTGGGAAACTGCAAGACATTCCAGACTTGCACCCCAGGAAGCTATGCTCAACAGGAGAACAGCAACACCTGCCTTATCCAAGAATTCCTTTAGAGTTGCAGACCACGGACTCCGAGTGTACCCACTGGCTTTAAATGATGCTGAAGACACGTGCTGATAAAACCAGCTGGCAAACGGGGTAACTGACGCTCTACTGGACTTAACCAAATGGAGTTCACCCCTCACTAGTCTGAGGCACTAACCTCTGGTTCACAGGGTCCCCATTTAGTGGTCCATAGCCAGGGGCTCTTTGTACTGGGAGAGGCTGCTGCCCGGAGGATCCGAGCGAGCATCTCCTCGGAAACGCCCGCCATCCGTCTGCTCTGAGGACTCAGGTCCCTCCCggcgccgccccccacccccactccccagtaTTCCGACGCCCccacacccccctcccaccccgagGCAGAACCCATGGCTCTTTTCCTGGCACAAGGcattcaccccacccccacccccagtctggtTCTGATGCGGTCGCCCCCCTTTGCCAAGAAAGAGACTCCGCTTGGGGGGCGTTTGCCCCTGCCCAGCGCTTACCGGTGACCCGAGGCCCAGGGTGGCTGAAAGGGCCGCTGCGAGGAGCAGGGAGGCGAGCAGCAGGACGGAGCCTCTGGGCATCTGCAAGGGAAGGGGCGGTGGGCGGCGGTGCGGGGAGACCGGCCTCCCTCCCCAGGGCGCACGTCGATTTGGGGCTCCGGACCCCCCACCCCTGCGGGTGCGGGAGGAGCCGCCAGGAGCCAGGGTGCCCAGGAGAGAGCCCGGCCAGGGGCGGAGGCGCCGCGCCGGCCCCGGGGAAGGTCCACCGGCCGGCGGGCGCTCTGGAAAGGGGAGCGCGGAGAAAAAGTGGGGTGAGGTCGGGGGCGCGGTACCTTGAGCGGGGCCCGGAGGGTCGGGGGATGTCTGCGGGTCCTGGGGTGTCTGCAGGTCCTGTGTCGGCGGGGCCGCGCGTCCGTCGAGTCGGGTGGGGCAGGGCCGGGGACGCTCACCGCATGGCGCGGCCTCGGGGACGCGGAAGCGGGAAGCGCAGGGCGGCCGGGCTCCCTCGACGTGTCAGCGCCGGGAGCCGCCGCCGCCACTATTTATGCGGCGCATCCCGGAGCCGCTCGGCCGCGTCACGGGCTCCGCTCCCGCCTCCCGCGTCCTCGCCCGCCCGAGTGGGCGGGAGTGACCGGAACTCAGTCCCCGGGGGCCTCGGAGCGCccgcggggcggggggtggggggcggcgcgCGGTGGTCCTGCCTTGCGAGTGGGGCTGACGGGGATGGCGAGAAGCACCCACCCCCGCACCTGGCCGGAGAGCCCCCATCGCCGCGATGGAGAGCCCCCAACCGTGGCGGAGACCCCGCGCCTGTTAGCGCGACCCCCGGGCCAGGCACAGCGCCCCCTGCGCAGGGAACTCCGCAGCCAGAAACCCTCACTCTGAGCTGGGCGCGGTCGCGGGGTCCTGGGCACCGCCGAGCCCGCACACTGTTGCAGCGGCAGGATTACGGGTTCAGCCTCGAGAGCCATCCATGGGGGAAGGACAGCAGCCCGAAGCCCGCCCAGCTTCATCCTCCCGTGCCCAGTGGCCCTCCCTACCCGGACCCCGGTCCCCTTATTCTGGGctgggctaagtcgcttcagtcacgtcggactctttgcgaccccatggactgtagcccaacaggctcctctgtccgtgggatttcccaagcaagaagactggactaGGTAGCCACTTTCTtcgccagggtatcttccagacccagggatcgaaccagcctCTCGCATTGGcaaagtgggttctttaccactagccccacctggaagCCCCTCCTCTTTTTCTAAAAGGGGGCGGATCCGCAAGCGCACTTAGGCTGTGGGCCTGTGGGCTGGTGGGCTCTCCGGCCTGAGGGCTGTGGGCGCCCCCCTCCATCCCACTGCGCTGCTGCGCGGGAAGGGGTACCTGCAGCCCTTCAGGACAAGGCAGTGCTCTTGGGAGCAGGGTCAGGTAGTGGTTGAGGTTTTGAGGGCCTGGAAGCAGACCCGCCAAGTTTCCCAGAGGCGGCCAAGGGCTGGGTGGGCGGCGGCCGACAGCAGGGTGCTGCTGCCCTGGACAGGTGGCCAGAGTCCCCTGGGAACAAGGCCGGCCGTGGCTCACTGCAGGATGCGCCTTGGCTTGGGCCAGGCTTTGCTTGCAAAGACAGCTGAGGACACACAGGCCGGGCGCCTCCAGGCTTCCAAGGAGGGAGGAAGCCATCAGGAGAAAATTTGCCC comes from the Bos mutus isolate GX-2022 chromosome 22, NWIPB_WYAK_1.1, whole genome shotgun sequence genome and includes:
- the GAL gene encoding galanin peptides translates to MPRGSVLLLASLLLAAALSATLGLGSPVKEKRGWTLNSAGYLLGPHALDSHRSFQDKHGLAGKRELEPEDEARPGSFDRPLAENNVVRTIIEFLTFLHLKDAGALERLPSLPTAESAEDAERS